The proteins below are encoded in one region of Alistipes communis:
- a CDS encoding Rossmann-like and DUF2520 domain-containing protein, with amino-acid sequence MIRSVVIIGSGNLAEALARAVAASPLGLRQVFGRNRDRVAAVAALSGTVGESDPSRLAHADIYLIAVSDAAVAEVASSLPIDAAAVVAHTAGSVPVDALARFPRRAVFYPFQTFTKGREVDFSEIPILVETASPDLRGEVEAFARCLSRTVLYADSTLRGQVHLAGVFACNFANHLFELGGEVLRRAGVSADLLRPLIAETTAKALAAARPAAVQTGPAVRGDLPTQERHLRLLADDALLSDIYRLITQSIWETSRKIS; translated from the coding sequence ATGATCCGTTCCGTCGTCATCATCGGCAGCGGCAACCTCGCCGAAGCGCTCGCCCGCGCCGTCGCAGCTTCGCCGCTCGGCCTGCGGCAGGTTTTCGGCCGCAACCGCGACCGCGTGGCCGCCGTCGCGGCATTGTCCGGCACCGTGGGGGAGAGCGATCCCTCACGCCTGGCCCATGCCGACATCTATCTGATCGCCGTGAGCGATGCGGCCGTCGCGGAGGTAGCCTCGTCGCTGCCGATCGATGCCGCGGCCGTCGTGGCGCATACGGCCGGCAGCGTGCCGGTCGACGCGCTGGCCCGCTTTCCGCGGCGGGCTGTCTTCTATCCGTTCCAGACCTTCACGAAGGGGCGCGAGGTCGACTTCTCGGAGATTCCGATCCTCGTCGAGACCGCCTCGCCCGACCTGCGCGGCGAGGTGGAGGCCTTCGCCCGCTGCCTGAGCCGCACGGTGCTCTATGCCGACTCGACCCTGCGCGGGCAGGTGCATCTGGCGGGGGTCTTCGCCTGCAATTTCGCCAACCACCTCTTCGAACTGGGCGGCGAGGTGCTGCGCCGTGCGGGCGTGTCGGCCGACCTGCTGCGGCCGCTCATCGCCGAGACGACGGCCAAGGCGCTCGCCGCCGCGCGTCCGGCCGCCGTACAGACGGGCCCCGCCGTGCGGGGCGACCTGCCCACGCAGGAGCGCCATCTCCGCCTGCTGGCGGACGACGCCCTCCTGAGCGACATCTACCGACTTATCACACAAAGTATATGGGAAACTTCAAGGAAGATATCGTAA
- a CDS encoding KdsC family phosphatase: MGNFKEDIVKTEAFVFDVDGVFTDGGITPFGDDFIRRYYAKDGYAVSYASKLGYKICIITGGRGKWLQERFERLRVTKIYADCADKIAALREFLDEYGLDARNVVFMGDDIPDLECMRAVGIPVAPADAASEILEAARYVSEYPGGRGCVRDIVEQVLRARGQWALHGKGVNCSKEAKSE; this comes from the coding sequence ATGGGAAACTTCAAGGAAGATATCGTAAAGACCGAAGCCTTCGTCTTCGACGTCGACGGCGTCTTCACCGACGGGGGCATCACCCCCTTCGGCGACGACTTCATCCGCCGTTACTATGCCAAGGACGGCTACGCCGTCTCCTATGCCTCCAAGCTGGGGTATAAGATCTGCATCATCACGGGCGGCCGCGGCAAGTGGTTGCAGGAGCGTTTCGAGCGGCTCCGCGTCACGAAGATCTACGCCGACTGCGCCGACAAGATCGCGGCGCTGCGCGAATTTCTCGACGAATACGGCCTCGACGCCCGCAACGTCGTCTTCATGGGCGACGACATTCCCGATCTGGAATGTATGCGCGCCGTCGGCATCCCCGTCGCACCGGCCGACGCCGCCTCCGAGATTCTGGAAGCGGCGCGCTACGTCTCCGAGTATCCGGGCGGTCGGGGCTGTGTGCGCGACATCGTCGAGCAGGTGTTGCGCGCGCGCGGCCAGTGGGCGCTCCACGGCAAGGGCGTCAACTGCTCGAAGGAGGCCAAATCGGAGTGA
- a CDS encoding alpha/beta hydrolase, producing the protein MNEQLNLTSEWDKVFPRSGKVDHSKVTFRNRYGLTLAADMYIPKNAAGRLPAVAVCGPFGAVKEQASGLYAQTLAERGLIAIAFDPSYTGESGGEPRYVASPDINTEDFCAAVDFLSTSERVDPGRIGIFGICGWGGMALNAAAVDTRIRATVASTMYDMSRVTANGYFDAMDADARHELRRRLNAQRTEDYRCGTYARAGGVADPLPADAPQFVKDYHAYYKTPRGYHRRSLNSNEGWNATSSLSFLNMPLLTYAGEIRSAVLLLHGERAHSRYFSEDAFRRLTGDNKELYIVPDANHTDLYDNMERIPFDRIESFFKENLR; encoded by the coding sequence ATGAACGAGCAACTGAATCTGACCTCCGAGTGGGACAAGGTATTCCCTCGGAGCGGCAAGGTCGACCACAGCAAGGTGACCTTCCGCAACCGCTACGGCCTGACGCTGGCGGCGGACATGTATATTCCGAAAAATGCTGCGGGGCGCTTGCCGGCCGTCGCCGTCTGCGGACCCTTCGGGGCGGTCAAGGAGCAGGCGTCGGGGCTTTACGCCCAGACGCTGGCCGAACGCGGCCTGATCGCGATCGCTTTCGACCCCTCCTACACGGGCGAGAGCGGCGGCGAGCCTCGCTACGTGGCGTCGCCCGACATCAATACGGAGGACTTTTGCGCCGCGGTCGATTTCCTTTCGACCTCGGAGCGGGTCGATCCCGGGCGTATCGGCATCTTCGGCATCTGCGGCTGGGGCGGCATGGCGCTCAATGCCGCTGCCGTCGATACGCGCATTCGGGCGACCGTCGCCTCGACGATGTACGACATGAGCCGCGTGACGGCCAACGGCTATTTCGACGCGATGGACGCCGACGCACGCCACGAACTCCGCCGGCGGCTCAATGCGCAGCGCACGGAGGATTACCGCTGTGGCACCTACGCCCGTGCAGGCGGTGTGGCCGATCCGCTGCCCGCCGATGCGCCCCAGTTCGTGAAGGACTATCACGCCTACTACAAGACGCCGCGCGGCTATCACCGGCGGTCGCTCAACTCCAACGAAGGCTGGAACGCGACCTCCTCGCTGTCGTTTCTCAACATGCCCCTTCTGACCTATGCCGGCGAGATCCGCAGCGCCGTGCTGCTGCTCCACGGCGAGCGTGCGCACTCGCGCTATTTCAGCGAGGATGCGTTCCGGCGGCTGACGGGCGACAACAAGGAGTTGTACATCGTCCCCGACGCCAACCATACGGACCTCTACGACAATATGGAGCGGATTCCCTTCGACCGTATCGAATCGTTTTTCAAAGAGAACCTGCGATGA
- a CDS encoding DapH/DapD/GlmU-related protein — translation MNLSEFLAFAATRRPLDTEEIGRFMDEMSDSARRITFELNGSYHTPDEVRALLSRLFGYEIDPSVRVFPPFYTDFGRNIAVGKGVFINACCHFQDHGGVTLGDGCQIGHNVVFATLDHGIAPAERRTTVPAPIVLGRNVWVGSNATILRGVTIGDNAVVAAGAVVAKDVEANTIVGGVPARLLRRIDG, via the coding sequence ATGAACCTCTCCGAATTTTTGGCTTTCGCCGCAACGCGCCGTCCGCTCGATACGGAGGAGATCGGCCGTTTCATGGATGAGATGAGCGACTCCGCGCGGCGCATCACCTTCGAGCTCAACGGCTCCTACCATACGCCCGACGAGGTGCGGGCGCTTCTCTCGCGGCTTTTCGGATACGAGATCGATCCCTCGGTGCGGGTCTTCCCTCCGTTCTACACCGATTTCGGCCGGAACATCGCCGTGGGGAAGGGAGTCTTCATCAACGCCTGCTGCCATTTTCAGGACCACGGCGGCGTCACGCTCGGCGACGGTTGCCAGATCGGCCACAACGTGGTCTTCGCCACGCTCGACCACGGGATCGCACCCGCCGAGCGCCGTACGACCGTTCCCGCGCCGATCGTGTTGGGCCGGAACGTCTGGGTGGGTTCGAACGCGACGATTCTGCGCGGCGTCACCATCGGCGACAATGCCGTCGTGGCGGCCGGTGCGGTCGTTGCGAAAGACGTGGAGGCGAATACCATCGTGGGAGGCGTTCCCGCCCGCCTGCTCCGCCGTATCGACGGGTAG